From Mariprofundus sp. NF, the proteins below share one genomic window:
- the trmD gene encoding tRNA (guanosine(37)-N1)-methyltransferase TrmD, whose amino-acid sequence MFHAQILTLFPEFFDSPLACSIPKRAIASGIVEVDTIQIRDFATDRHNRVDDTPYGGGPGMLMKPEPVVASIREARLRHSDTHVVMLTPSGSRFTQAKALEFTEKPGITLLCGRYEGFDERICDYVDEEISLGDYVLSGGEPAAMCVLDSVIRLLPEVLGSPESAVLDSFSEEGILDWPHYTRPETFEGKRVPDVLLSGNHANIEKWRHEQAQLRSRKRSDEESDRGQ is encoded by the coding sequence ATGTTTCACGCCCAGATCCTGACCCTCTTTCCTGAGTTTTTTGATTCACCTCTGGCCTGCTCGATTCCGAAGCGGGCGATAGCATCGGGTATCGTGGAAGTCGATACCATCCAGATTCGTGATTTTGCCACTGACAGACACAACCGGGTTGATGACACCCCCTATGGTGGTGGTCCGGGTATGCTGATGAAGCCGGAACCGGTGGTGGCATCGATTCGCGAAGCACGCTTGCGTCACTCCGATACCCATGTGGTGATGCTCACCCCCTCAGGTTCCCGTTTCACTCAGGCCAAGGCGCTGGAGTTCACTGAAAAACCCGGCATTACGCTGCTCTGTGGTCGTTACGAAGGTTTTGATGAGCGCATCTGTGATTATGTCGATGAAGAGATCTCTCTCGGTGATTATGTGCTCTCCGGTGGTGAACCGGCTGCAATGTGTGTTTTAGATTCAGTGATTCGTCTGTTGCCTGAGGTGCTGGGCAGCCCTGAATCAGCGGTGCTCGACTCCTTTAGTGAGGAGGGCATACTCGACTGGCCGCACTATACCCGTCCGGAAACGTTCGAGGGAAAGCGGGTTCCCGATGTGCTGCTCTCCGGTAACCATGCGAACATTGAAAAGTGGCGTCATGAGCAGGCGCAGCTGCGCAGCAGAAAACGTAGTGATGAGGAATCTGACCGTGGCCAATAG
- the speA gene encoding biosynthetic arginine decarboxylase, whose amino-acid sequence MRNLTVANSEWSSERASELYQVEGWGNGFFGVNDAGHMVAIPDGEHQVDLKQLCDELAKRDLYPPLLLRFSDILRQRMSQIHQRFTIAREESGYEGRYYGVYPIKVNQQRQVVEEIIEFGAEFNWGLEAGSKPELHATLAMLEDVEGLIVCNGYKDREFIELAMIGRKMGKQVFIVVEKSNELDMILEASKRLNVEPLIGLRCRLAATSQGKWEDSGGDRSKFGLAASELVEVVRKLKDAGKLDALRLLHFHIGSQVPRIRRIKQAMQEAARFYVELRKLGAPIEYMDVGGGLGVNYDGSISGTHTSVDYSLQEYANDIVWSLKAVCDDEDLPHPHIISESGRALVAHHAVMVIDVLGVTKRSSHPPVHEPDDEAPMQLRQLWNTYADFDKIEAREALHDVVSLREDVNRLFVLGHCTLAERAQADELYWHMLTVLIDKLDEDEVAELIPGIHTQMADRYFCNFSLFQSLPDSWAIDQLFPVVPIHRLNEEPERQGVLVDITCDSDGKIQNFALEDGHSETLPLHALNDGDDYLIGVFLTGAYQEILGDLHNLFGDTHAVHVRMDGDHYELEQIVEGESVAEVLDYVQFNEKVLLDRMRRQLSHAKAEGRLSAAESSQFLRFYKEGLAGYTYLEEQLPPSVSGY is encoded by the coding sequence ATGAGGAATCTGACCGTGGCCAATAGTGAGTGGAGTAGTGAGCGTGCTTCTGAGCTCTATCAGGTAGAGGGCTGGGGCAATGGTTTCTTCGGCGTTAATGATGCCGGCCATATGGTGGCGATTCCCGATGGTGAGCATCAGGTTGATCTGAAACAGCTCTGTGATGAGCTGGCCAAGCGCGACCTCTATCCGCCGCTGCTGCTGCGTTTTTCCGATATTCTCAGACAGCGTATGTCCCAGATTCATCAGCGTTTTACAATCGCACGCGAAGAGTCCGGTTATGAGGGACGCTACTACGGTGTCTATCCGATCAAGGTCAACCAGCAACGCCAGGTGGTAGAAGAGATTATTGAGTTCGGTGCCGAGTTTAACTGGGGACTTGAGGCCGGCTCAAAGCCTGAACTGCACGCCACACTGGCCATGCTTGAAGATGTTGAAGGGTTGATTGTCTGCAACGGTTACAAGGATCGCGAGTTTATCGAGCTGGCCATGATAGGTCGCAAGATGGGTAAGCAGGTGTTTATCGTGGTCGAGAAGTCCAACGAGCTGGATATGATTCTCGAAGCATCCAAACGCCTTAATGTTGAGCCGCTGATCGGTCTGCGCTGCCGACTTGCTGCAACCAGTCAGGGTAAGTGGGAAGATTCCGGTGGTGACCGCTCCAAGTTCGGCTTGGCTGCATCAGAGCTTGTTGAGGTGGTGCGTAAGCTTAAAGATGCCGGCAAACTTGATGCTCTGCGTCTGTTGCACTTCCATATCGGTTCGCAGGTGCCACGTATTCGTCGCATCAAGCAGGCGATGCAGGAGGCGGCGCGTTTCTATGTGGAGCTGCGCAAGCTGGGAGCGCCGATTGAGTATATGGATGTCGGTGGTGGTCTGGGTGTGAACTATGATGGCTCGATCTCCGGTACCCACACCTCGGTGGATTACTCACTGCAGGAGTATGCCAACGATATTGTCTGGTCGCTGAAGGCGGTCTGTGATGATGAGGATCTACCGCATCCACATATTATCTCTGAATCGGGGCGGGCACTGGTGGCCCACCATGCGGTGATGGTGATCGATGTGCTGGGTGTAACCAAACGCAGTAGTCATCCGCCTGTGCATGAGCCGGATGATGAAGCTCCCATGCAGCTGCGCCAGCTCTGGAATACCTATGCCGACTTTGACAAGATCGAAGCGCGCGAGGCGCTGCATGATGTGGTATCCCTGCGTGAGGATGTGAACAGACTATTCGTGCTGGGTCACTGTACACTGGCCGAAAGGGCACAGGCAGATGAGCTCTACTGGCACATGCTTACCGTGCTGATTGATAAGCTTGATGAGGATGAGGTTGCCGAGCTGATTCCGGGTATCCACACACAGATGGCTGACCGCTACTTCTGCAACTTCTCACTCTTCCAGTCACTGCCTGACTCCTGGGCTATTGATCAGCTCTTCCCGGTGGTGCCGATCCACCGCCTCAACGAAGAGCCTGAACGGCAGGGTGTTCTGGTGGATATCACCTGCGACTCCGATGGCAAGATCCAGAACTTCGCGTTGGAGGACGGTCATTCCGAGACACTGCCACTGCACGCTCTCAACGATGGCGATGATTACCTTATCGGCGTATTTCTGACCGGTGCCTATCAGGAGATTCTCGGCGATCTGCATAATCTCTTTGGTGATACACATGCCGTGCATGTGCGCATGGATGGCGATCACTATGAGCTGGAGCAGATTGTTGAGGGCGAAAGCGTGGCTGAAGTGCTCGATTATGTGCAGTTCAACGAGAAGGTGCTGCTTGATCGCATGCGCCGTCAGTTAAGCCATGCCAAAGCTGAAGGGCGTCTGAGTGCTGCAGAGTCGAGTCAATTCCTGCGCTTCTATAAAGAGGGGCTGGCTGGTTACACCTATCTGGAGGAGCAACTTCCCCCTTCTGTCAGCGGTTATTAA
- a CDS encoding DEAD/DEAH box helicase, with amino-acid sequence MTFDDLGLSAELLRAVREEGYTTPTPVQEKSIPIVLEGHDILAGAQTGTGKTAGFTLPMLQLMQKAHPERQNRRPIRALVLTPTRELAAQVSESIATYGRHLSLRSTVVFGGVGINPQIQKLNRGVDILVATPGRLLDLISQRKCDLSQVEFFVLDEADRMLDMGFIHDIRKVLKLLPKKRQNLLFSATFSSEIKQLASGFLHDPVFVEVARNETAHQVTQVVHPVSKAKKRFLLAHLIKEGDWQQVLVFTKTKHGANKLTTQLESEGIQASAIHGNKSQTARTKALAAFKAGSIRVLVATDIAARGLDIDQLPHVVNFELPNVPEDYVHRIGRTGRAGNTGESLSLVSADEKKLLADIEKLIKKSIPKVVIPGFEPGENEPTELPKQQQRRRPDHRRHDPSSPRKPHSTRGRRPGRNERAAAKKV; translated from the coding sequence ATGACATTTGACGACCTCGGCCTTTCAGCCGAACTGCTTCGCGCTGTGCGTGAAGAGGGTTATACCACGCCAACACCGGTACAGGAAAAATCGATCCCGATTGTGCTTGAAGGGCACGATATTCTTGCAGGTGCACAGACTGGCACCGGCAAAACCGCAGGTTTTACCCTGCCTATGCTGCAGTTGATGCAGAAAGCACATCCAGAGCGCCAGAACAGACGTCCGATCCGCGCCCTGGTGCTTACCCCTACTCGTGAGCTTGCTGCTCAGGTGAGCGAAAGCATCGCTACCTACGGCAGACATCTCAGCCTGCGCTCTACCGTTGTATTCGGTGGTGTTGGCATCAACCCCCAGATTCAGAAACTTAATCGCGGCGTCGATATCCTCGTTGCTACACCCGGTCGCCTGCTCGATCTGATTAGCCAGCGCAAATGCGACCTCAGCCAGGTTGAGTTTTTTGTGCTTGATGAAGCTGATCGCATGCTTGATATGGGATTCATCCACGATATTCGCAAGGTGCTCAAGCTGCTGCCGAAAAAGCGTCAGAACCTGCTCTTCTCAGCCACCTTCTCCAGCGAGATCAAACAGCTGGCAAGCGGCTTTTTACATGACCCTGTGTTTGTTGAAGTGGCTCGTAATGAGACAGCTCATCAGGTCACTCAGGTTGTGCATCCGGTAAGCAAAGCCAAGAAGCGTTTCCTGCTGGCACACCTGATTAAAGAGGGTGACTGGCAGCAGGTATTGGTATTTACCAAAACCAAACATGGTGCCAACAAACTGACCACACAGCTGGAGAGCGAGGGCATTCAGGCCTCTGCGATTCACGGTAATAAGAGTCAGACAGCCCGTACCAAAGCACTGGCCGCCTTTAAGGCTGGCAGCATTCGCGTGCTGGTGGCTACAGATATTGCTGCCCGTGGTCTTGATATTGATCAGCTGCCGCATGTGGTGAACTTTGAGCTGCCTAACGTCCCTGAAGATTATGTGCACCGCATCGGTCGTACCGGCCGTGCCGGTAACACAGGTGAGTCACTGTCACTGGTTTCAGCCGATGAGAAAAAACTACTGGCTGATATCGAGAAGCTGATTAAAAAGTCGATCCCGAAAGTTGTGATTCCGGGTTTTGAACCGGGTGAGAACGAGCCGACTGAGCTGCCGAAACAGCAGCAACGCAGAAGGCCTGATCACCGCAGGCATGATCCGAGTTCACCACGCAAGCCGCACAGCACGCGTGGCCGTCGTCCCGGCAGAAATGAGCGGGCGGCAGCCAAGAAGGTCTGA
- a CDS encoding (2Fe-2S) ferredoxin domain-containing protein: MSCKSTIGVCYGPRCSDFGGRDMAEELRKMGHEVEDLDCQSLCPHAPAIRVHDRFVHKATMEKVIEKL, encoded by the coding sequence ATGAGCTGTAAGTCTACTATCGGAGTCTGTTATGGGCCCCGCTGCAGTGATTTCGGTGGCAGGGATATGGCTGAAGAGCTGAGAAAGATGGGTCATGAGGTGGAGGATCTGGATTGCCAGAGCCTCTGTCCGCATGCGCCTGCTATCCGTGTCCATGATCGTTTTGTACACAAGGCAACCATGGAGAAGGTGATCGAGAAGCTGTAA
- a CDS encoding glycerol-3-phosphate dehydrogenase/oxidase, translating into MTDYDVLIIGAGIYGCGAAQAAAASGYTTRIIEKNRIASGTSSQSTKLIHGGLRYLEQANLKLVYEALAEREHLLRLAPELVSREWFHIPVYEDSRRPVWMIRAGLLLYWLLSAGRSRFKQIPRRKWSELLPGLNQKGLKAVLAYEDAATDDASLTVAVAESAKQFGCEISESTSLQRASYDGSCWHVKLSSGEQITARILINATGAWINRLGNRIKPAPPQQTMHLVQGSHLMLNRHCPGFIYSESVDGRVIFFRPWQGKTLAGTTETPYAGDPARIKPTGEETASILASYNHYFPQMQCKKSDIIGTYCGLRVLPESKGGAFAASRETVLLCDNEKQPTYIAIYGGKLTTYRRESARVVKLIGKTIPPPHLADTRKIPLIRAE; encoded by the coding sequence ATGACTGATTACGATGTACTGATTATCGGTGCAGGCATCTACGGCTGCGGTGCGGCTCAGGCGGCTGCCGCCAGCGGCTACACAACCCGCATCATTGAGAAGAACCGTATTGCCTCGGGCACCAGCAGCCAGTCGACCAAGCTGATTCATGGAGGTCTGCGCTACCTGGAACAGGCCAACCTGAAGCTGGTCTATGAGGCACTGGCCGAGCGTGAACATCTGCTCAGACTGGCTCCTGAGCTGGTCAGTCGCGAGTGGTTCCATATTCCGGTCTATGAGGATAGCAGGCGCCCTGTCTGGATGATCCGCGCCGGACTACTGCTCTACTGGCTGCTCTCGGCTGGCCGCTCCCGTTTCAAACAGATCCCGCGCCGGAAGTGGAGCGAGCTGCTGCCCGGACTCAATCAGAAGGGACTAAAAGCAGTGCTGGCCTATGAAGATGCAGCCACAGATGATGCTTCCCTCACCGTCGCTGTGGCCGAATCGGCAAAGCAGTTCGGCTGTGAAATCTCCGAATCGACCTCTCTGCAGCGGGCAAGTTATGATGGTTCCTGCTGGCACGTGAAACTAAGCAGTGGCGAGCAGATCACTGCGCGGATTCTCATCAATGCTACTGGCGCCTGGATCAACCGGCTCGGCAACAGGATTAAACCGGCCCCGCCTCAGCAGACGATGCATCTGGTACAGGGCAGCCATCTGATGCTTAATCGGCACTGTCCCGGTTTTATCTACAGCGAATCCGTGGATGGCAGGGTGATCTTCTTCCGCCCATGGCAGGGGAAAACTCTGGCTGGCACTACCGAAACCCCCTATGCCGGTGACCCCGCCAGAATCAAACCTACAGGTGAGGAGACCGCCTCTATTCTTGCCAGCTACAACCACTACTTCCCGCAGATGCAGTGCAAAAAAAGCGACATCATCGGCACCTACTGTGGTCTGCGAGTTCTGCCCGAGAGTAAGGGCGGAGCCTTTGCAGCCAGCCGCGAGACAGTGCTGCTTTGTGACAATGAGAAACAGCCGACCTATATCGCCATCTACGGCGGCAAGCTAACCACCTACCGGCGCGAATCGGCGAGGGTAGTCAAACTGATCGGAAAAACTATTCCACCACCACATCTGGCCGATACCAGAAAAATCCCATTAATCAGGGCTGAATAA
- a CDS encoding glycerophosphodiester phosphodiesterase family protein — MQRQTRIPTSKLVAHRGDRAGGIENTLAAFEYAAAHGARYAECDIQFTRDLVAVVIHDNRLQRLCNRPDVKVMQTELADLQQICSAQFKLCELSELLSWLLQVPHLTLFIEIKPPIRRRLTARAIARRLVDQIPAPLLQQVVLISQNSDIIDACKNHIGCRTGWVAESHRQPTTAFDYIFMPSQRSSTISSWQARGIKVGLYTVNDISGAHTLLEAGADLIETDYFSRLAEAHD; from the coding sequence ATGCAGAGGCAGACGCGCATCCCGACTTCAAAGCTGGTCGCCCACCGTGGTGACCGCGCCGGTGGCATTGAGAATACGCTGGCCGCGTTTGAATATGCTGCAGCCCATGGGGCTCGCTATGCCGAGTGTGATATCCAGTTCACCCGCGATCTGGTTGCCGTGGTCATCCATGACAACCGGCTTCAACGGCTCTGCAACCGCCCTGATGTGAAGGTGATGCAGACGGAGCTGGCAGATCTGCAACAGATCTGCAGCGCTCAGTTCAAGCTCTGTGAACTGAGCGAACTGCTCAGTTGGCTGCTGCAGGTGCCGCATCTAACCCTGTTTATCGAGATCAAACCTCCCATCCGGCGCAGACTCACCGCCAGAGCCATCGCCAGACGACTGGTCGACCAGATTCCCGCCCCACTGTTGCAACAGGTTGTGCTGATCAGTCAGAACTCCGACATTATCGATGCCTGCAAGAATCATATTGGCTGCCGCACCGGCTGGGTTGCCGAAAGCCACCGCCAGCCGACCACTGCATTCGATTACATCTTCATGCCCAGCCAGCGGAGCAGCACGATCTCAAGCTGGCAGGCGCGCGGTATCAAAGTGGGGCTTTACACCGTCAACGATATCAGCGGTGCCCACACACTGCTGGAAGCCGGTGCCGATCTGATTGAAACCGACTATTTCAGCCGTTTGGCAGAAGCCCATGACTGA
- the pgl gene encoding 6-phosphogluconolactonase, which yields MDIRKAPDPQALARQAAAYIAERIATVLTQRESCHLALAGGNTPRATYALLREMDLPWSRLHFWFGDERCLPAGDAQRNDTMVKEALLAGSPPPPAQLHGISAELGPEVAAQQYTQALSRIERLDIVLLGLGEDGHTASLFPDNPALAMQSRAVPVHHAPKPPSQRVSLSMNSIRDAGERIVIAAGEDKREALTRILAGEKLPAATIGAATWFLDEAAIADLCDNAVLQKQRKSE from the coding sequence ATGGATATTCGAAAAGCGCCTGATCCACAGGCGCTTGCCCGGCAGGCGGCTGCCTATATTGCCGAGCGTATCGCGACGGTATTAACTCAGCGTGAGTCCTGCCATCTGGCACTGGCTGGCGGCAATACCCCCAGAGCCACCTATGCACTGCTGCGTGAGATGGATCTGCCGTGGTCTCGGCTACACTTCTGGTTTGGCGATGAACGCTGTCTGCCGGCAGGTGATGCGCAACGTAACGACACGATGGTCAAAGAAGCGCTGCTGGCAGGTTCACCGCCTCCACCGGCACAACTGCACGGCATATCTGCAGAGCTCGGTCCTGAAGTCGCTGCCCAACAGTACACTCAAGCGCTGAGTCGCATCGAGCGCCTGGATATTGTGCTGCTGGGTCTCGGTGAGGATGGTCATACCGCCAGCCTCTTTCCTGACAATCCGGCTTTGGCCATGCAGAGCCGGGCAGTACCCGTTCACCATGCCCCCAAACCACCATCGCAGCGGGTTTCACTGAGCATGAACAGCATCAGAGATGCCGGTGAACGTATTGTCATCGCGGCTGGTGAGGATAAGCGCGAAGCTCTGACTCGTATCCTTGCCGGTGAAAAGCTGCCTGCCGCCACGATTGGTGCAGCAACATGGTTCCTTGATGAGGCAGCTATTGCCGACCTGTGCGACAACGCTGTTTTGCAGAAGCAGCGAAAAAGCGAGTGA
- the zwf gene encoding glucose-6-phosphate dehydrogenase, with protein sequence MNSASVPQPEPCNIVIFGASGDLTKRKLLPALARMHHWNLIAPNSRITGIVRNHEWSIDHWRSYVHDALQQFRPDCLSDASAWQSISDMLALTVGDLSDAATYERLRETLISADGKTNVLFYLAIPPEWYERVASNLNAAGLLDESNGFRRIVIEKPFGSDLASAQELNRTLREHMKERQIYRIDHYLGKEGVQNLMVFRFANTVFEPLWNRNYIDHVQISVSESLGVEYRAGYYEKAGALIDMIQSHLIQVMTLVAMESPVSLDGDAVRDEKVKVLKAVRPIPAERVSEFAVRAQYAGGTVEGKRIPAYRDEPGVDPDSTIETFAAIKLYIDNWRWQDVPFLLRTGKRLPNRVSEIAIRFKRPPMNLFSQSSRQLPQNELIFRLHPDEGMVYLLNAKLPGLNDQLRELALDAPYAVAGADSPEAYETLLHDALLGQNALFSRADEVEESWRIVTPVMDVWKQKQSIRFYEAGSWDIPEIETMMQGCVGCWRDLSELHQHGYSKSA encoded by the coding sequence ATGAACAGCGCTTCAGTTCCACAACCTGAACCCTGCAACATTGTCATCTTCGGTGCCTCCGGGGATCTGACCAAACGCAAACTGCTGCCTGCACTGGCACGCATGCACCACTGGAATCTGATCGCCCCGAACTCACGCATCACAGGCATTGTACGCAATCATGAGTGGAGTATTGATCACTGGCGCAGCTATGTGCATGACGCACTGCAACAGTTCAGACCCGACTGCCTGAGTGATGCATCTGCATGGCAATCGATCAGCGATATGCTGGCACTGACTGTCGGTGATCTCTCCGATGCGGCGACCTATGAACGGCTGCGCGAAACTTTGATTAGTGCCGATGGCAAAACCAATGTCCTCTTCTACCTCGCCATTCCTCCTGAATGGTATGAGCGCGTTGCCTCCAACCTCAATGCCGCAGGGCTGCTGGATGAGAGCAACGGCTTCCGCCGCATCGTCATCGAGAAACCTTTCGGCAGCGATCTTGCCTCGGCTCAGGAGCTAAACCGCACCCTGCGCGAACATATGAAAGAGCGGCAGATCTACCGTATCGACCACTACCTCGGCAAAGAGGGGGTACAAAATCTGATGGTGTTCCGCTTTGCCAACACCGTCTTTGAACCGCTCTGGAACCGCAACTATATCGATCATGTGCAGATCTCCGTATCCGAGAGTCTGGGGGTGGAGTATCGGGCTGGATATTATGAAAAGGCTGGTGCGCTGATTGATATGATTCAGAGCCACCTGATTCAGGTGATGACACTGGTGGCTATGGAGTCGCCGGTCTCGCTCGATGGTGATGCTGTGCGTGATGAGAAGGTGAAGGTGCTCAAGGCGGTGCGCCCGATTCCGGCTGAGCGGGTCAGTGAATTTGCCGTTCGCGCCCAGTACGCTGGCGGTACCGTTGAAGGTAAACGTATCCCGGCCTACCGCGATGAACCCGGTGTCGATCCCGACTCCACGATTGAGACCTTTGCCGCCATCAAGCTCTATATCGATAACTGGCGCTGGCAGGATGTGCCGTTTTTGCTGCGCACCGGCAAGCGGCTGCCCAACCGCGTCTCTGAGATCGCCATCCGTTTTAAACGGCCACCGATGAATCTCTTCTCACAGAGTAGCAGACAGCTGCCGCAGAATGAGCTGATCTTCCGCCTGCATCCCGATGAGGGGATGGTCTATCTACTCAATGCCAAGCTGCCCGGGCTGAATGACCAGCTGCGTGAACTGGCGCTGGATGCCCCCTACGCCGTGGCCGGTGCCGACTCGCCCGAAGCCTATGAGACACTGCTGCACGATGCCCTGCTCGGCCAGAATGCGCTCTTCTCCCGCGCCGATGAGGTTGAGGAGTCCTGGCGCATCGTCACCCCGGTGATGGATGTCTGGAAGCAGAAACAGAGCATCCGCTTCTATGAGGCGGGCAGCTGGGATATCCCTGAAATCGAAACCATGATGCAGGGGTGTGTGGGCTGCTGGCGTGATCTCTCGGAGCTGCACCAGCATGGATATTCGAAAAGCGCCTGA
- the gnd gene encoding phosphogluconate dehydrogenase (NAD(+)-dependent, decarboxylating): MQLAMVGMGRMGGNMATRLALAGHRVTAFDIDFNTAEAVAAGHHEITPVADFATLISTLPAPRSIWLMVPHQVVDTTITALLDAGLESGDLIIDGGNSNYKEGQQRAAMLEERGISFADCGTSGGIWGLKNGYSLMIGGSDAAITRITPALTALAANSGKGWAHVGPAGAGHFVKMVHNGIEYGMMQAFAEGFELMQAKEEFDLDMQQIAQVWQKGSVVSSWLLDLTADALQQDGDLSSLSDWMDDSGEGRWTVNESIDLGIPTPVLTLALQMRFRSRQENAFAGKVVNAMRAGFGGHPIKPVEKP; this comes from the coding sequence ATGCAACTGGCAATGGTGGGAATGGGCCGCATGGGCGGCAATATGGCAACACGACTGGCACTGGCCGGTCATCGTGTGACTGCATTCGATATTGATTTTAACACAGCAGAGGCCGTGGCAGCAGGCCACCATGAGATCACGCCGGTAGCCGACTTTGCAACACTGATCTCTACCCTGCCTGCGCCGCGCAGTATTTGGCTGATGGTGCCGCATCAGGTTGTTGATACAACGATCACAGCGCTTCTCGATGCCGGACTTGAGTCAGGCGACCTGATTATCGATGGCGGCAACTCTAACTACAAAGAGGGGCAACAGCGGGCAGCCATGCTTGAGGAGCGCGGCATCAGCTTTGCCGACTGCGGCACCTCCGGTGGCATCTGGGGGCTGAAGAACGGTTATAGCCTGATGATCGGCGGCAGTGATGCGGCCATCACACGCATAACACCGGCATTGACTGCACTGGCCGCCAACAGTGGTAAAGGCTGGGCGCATGTCGGCCCTGCCGGAGCCGGTCACTTCGTCAAGATGGTCCACAACGGTATCGAGTACGGCATGATGCAGGCCTTCGCTGAGGGTTTCGAGCTGATGCAGGCAAAAGAAGAGTTTGATCTTGATATGCAGCAGATCGCCCAGGTCTGGCAGAAGGGCTCGGTGGTGAGTTCATGGCTGCTTGATCTAACTGCCGATGCGCTGCAGCAGGATGGTGATCTCAGCAGCCTCTCCGACTGGATGGATGACTCCGGCGAAGGGCGCTGGACGGTTAATGAGTCGATCGATCTCGGCATTCCGACACCGGTGCTGACACTGGCGCTGCAGATGCGCTTTCGCAGCCGGCAGGAGAACGCTTTTGCAGGAAAAGTTGTAAATGCCATGCGCGCCGGTTTCGGTGGCCACCCTATCAAACCGGTAGAGAAACCATGA